The genomic DNA agcacttcaagcaaaacacaGTTTAAGGTAaaacataaaacagatttattaactacagaaagatacattttaagtgattataaggaataaatgtacagatcaaagttggttacccaagaaataaaagcaaaattataATCTGAGCCTAcaaactagacaggatttgacTCAAACAGTGTCTCACCATGATGGTATAGTTCCTTCAGACACAGACTGGGATTCCTCTTTTCAGCCTTGGACCACCTCCCACTTCAAAGACTTTGTCCACAAGATgtctttccaggtgttgagttgtgggggcagTGAgaccaagtgatgatgtcacttccccactTTATAGATTCCTCCAGCTTTTCCTTTGGTATGATGTGAGTAAAGCAGCCTCCATTTTCTATGTTCTCTCTCTGAAAAGCCTTCATTGTATACAGATCCTGTGATAGTCCTTGGTAGTGTGGATTCCCCTTAATGGGCCACCAACACTGGCTGGCTTCTTCaatgttgtacctgaaaggctggccaTGGGTGTTTCCAATCttacaatatatttcagtaacacacacatagaaaACTTTGTAACTTCCCATAcagtgatagcacatacaatgCAACAGcatattaatgtttttttttttgatattAAGATTTttgaaatgatacctcacaaggcatattttgtacaaaacctATCATAGTCATATCCCCATGGAaaatatgggggtgccagggtaCTCTTTTGGAGCACAGAGTGTCacagggacatgatagcagtttccaagtacataaaagattgttacaaggaggaggggaaaattttgttctccttaacttctgaggataggacaagaatcaatgggtttaaattgcagaaagAGCGGTTTAGCTTGGACAGTAGGGAAAACCTCTTAACTGTcacggtggttaagcactggaataaattgcctagggaggttgtggaatctccatcattggagatttttaagagcaggtaagacaaacacctatctgggatggtctagataatacttagccctgccatatgtgcaggggactggactagtcCTAcgattgtatgattctatgataaatatAGAAATAGGGCCCCTGTTTCACTTATATGATGGTCATCATCTTGGCTGGTACCTTGTGGTTGCACCAGGGATCTCCAGATGTAAGGGTAGGAGTCCCTGCAGCTTGAACTAAACAGACAGGCTCTCTGGTAGGGGTGTGACAGACTCatgggctctggggctgggaagcagaggggATTTGTAACATACAAAGACCAGTGGGTGGCATTTGTACAAGTGACTCTGTGCGGCTGCTTTATCTGAACTCAATTCACCACACACATCCTGGATGCCAGACGTTTCCACTATTCCCATGTCATTGTTATTGCAGTTTATTCTCAGGTATACACGTTCACTCAGATCCTCACTCAGATCAAAATGCACATAACCCAGACTAACACAGTGTGGCTCCTTGTCCCCCTCTACTGGTCAGAGCTTGTACAGCAGCTTATGAGTCTGCTGTTGTCTCTGTACTAGTTCACTTAGTGCTTGTAGCATAGGTAGTATGGGATCATGCTTAAAAATCAACACGTACATAGCTTCTATCAAGGATAGATGTAAATGGATGTATCTCCATTGAAATTAGGAATCCAGATCCCCATAGGCTATAAATTGGTTAAGTGCTATCAAAGTGAATAGAACTACACTGGTTTGCTAAGGATCTAGCCCTAAATATTAAGGTCTGATTATTTTCTTACATATGCCATTTTTATGCCAGTCTGAATTCTTTGACGCCatgtggaacagccttccaaggtgagcagtgggggcaaaaaaatctaactggcttcaagactgagcttgataagcaTATGGAGGGGATGgaatgatgagactgcctacaatggtatgTTGGCCATCggcaactgccagtagcaaaaatccccaacttccggagatgggacactagatggggaaaagtctgagttattacagagaattctttcccaggtatctgcctgctgggtcttgcccacatgctcaaggtctaacaGATCACCATCTTtggagtcagattggcagagacacaAACTGAAATAGTATTTATTTgagaaagacagaaaaataatTCTTGGTGAATAACCTCCCCTCACTCAGTCTCCTCAATGAAGATTTGATCTCCTTGTTCCGCATGCTGTAGATGACCGGATTCATCATTGGAGGCACCACAGAATGAGAACAGCCACCACAAGGTCCAGACCTGATgctgagctggaggtgggtttcgGGTAGGCAAAGATGCCAGTGCAAACAAACAAGGAGACCACAATTCTTAGCACTATGTTGAAGATCTGAACATCCAacacaattataaaaataaaacaatttcagaCTATGCATGCACTAAAGATGAGAGCCCGAATTTCACTGAAGTACAAGTTAGAGCAAGCAAGTttgaggagctgggggatttcacagaagaactgatccaccatgttGCCTGCACAGAATGTTACTGCAAATGTGTTCCCGGTGTGCAGTGCAAAGTAAAGAAATCCACCgatccaggcactggctgccatttggacacaagctttCCTGTTCTTCACACTCTCgtagtgcagtggttggcagatggtGATGTATCGGTTGTACGCCATGATAGTGAGAAGGGAAAAATCTGCTCCCATCAAGAAGATGAGGAAAAAGATTTTGGTAACACATGCAGCATAGGAAATTGAGCTGGAGTTGATTAGAGAATTGACCATGGATTTGAGGATGGTGACAGAGATCAATCTGAGGTCTATAAGGGACAGGTTCACCAGAAATAAGTACATGGGAGTATGCAGATGGTGGGCAAGGTCTACAGCTAGGATGATGAGAAGGTTCTCCATCAGGGCTGCCAGGTAAATCACCAGGAATACCAgaaagtgcaaaatctgcagctcccaaacatcagagaatccaagGAGAAGGAAATGGGTCAAGGTGGTtcggttggacattttcttcctcAGACATCATGCACTGCCTCTGGTGGAAAGGAGAAGGGCAATGGTCAGGATTACATCTGTAAAATAACTCTCCTTTTGTGAAAACCTCCTTAATTCACACAAGTCAGATGCTTGGTTTGTGAAGATCGGTGTAAAATGGGAAGGGGAGTGTAGGAACCATTGACTCCAGCGGAGttagtctggatttacactgggcaGTGTGAGAGGATAGTCTGGCCCATTGACCGAATGAGATTGCTGCAGATTTACCCTAAGCTGAAGGAAAACAGAATAAGCACCAATTGCTTTGTAGGGGTCTGCATACCTTTCCACTCAAAGAAGTATAAAGTTAGGTGAACCTTATCTTCATTTCATAGACAGGAAAATGCAGACCAGAGAGCTAGAATTTGCTGTCagatacatcagtgtaaatctcaGGTAATGTCACTGAAAGCAGtggaattactttgcatttacactgCTGCAAATGGGAGTAGAATCTACCACCGAGGCAAAAGAGCTCACTCACAGCTATGCAATGACTGAGCTGTAGAATCAGGAACAGAACGCAGAACGGATCCTGAATCCCAGTCAGCTGTTCTAGCCATGACACAACACTATCTAcccaaaacagaagaaaaatgtccCAGGCTGCTTTCTCACTTCTATAACCTATAGCACCCCATGACCCCGCTGCCCCTCCCATAATCATTGGCTTACGTgctgagcccagagctgggaatataacCAAGAAGTCCTGACTCCAAGCCACCCACCTTAATCACTACACCATATGATTACACTGTTAAATATTGTAGAAATACTGCACAGTGCTCTTAATAGCAGTAAGATCAGTAGTAcaaaagaacagccatactgggtcggaccaaaggtccatctagcccagtatcctatcttcctacagtgaccaatgccaggtgcaccagaaggaatgagcagaacaggtaatcaccaagtctTCTATAGTCCACCAGAccaggggatgaggtggacgaggttttcttccagcaactaacagaagttaatagatcacagaccctggttctcatgggggacttcaatcacccctatatctgctgggagaacaatacagcagtgcacagacaatccagggagtgtaggagacaatttcctggttcaagtgctggaggaaccaactaggggcagagctcttcttgacctgctgctcataaacagggaagaattaataggggaagaaaaagtggatgggaacctgggaggaactgaccatgagatggtcgagttcaggatcctgacaaaaggtagaaaggagaacagcagaatatggaccctggacttcagaaaagcagactttgactccctcaggaaacTGATGGACACCATCCCCAGGGAGaacaacatgagggggaaagaagtccaagagagctggctgtattttaaagaatccttattgaggttccaggaacaaaccatcccgatgtgtagaaagaatagtaaaaatGGTAGCCgaacagcttggcttaacagtgaaatccttactCATCTTAaccacaaaaaagaagcttacaagaagtggaggcttggacaaatgaccagggaggagtataaaaatattgctcaggcatgcaggagtgaaatcaggaaggccaaatcacaaatGGAGTTacaactagcaagggatgttaaaagtaacaagaagggtttctacaggtatgttagcaataagaggaaggtcagggaaagtgtgggccacttactgaatgggggaggcaacctagtgacagaagatgtggaaaaagctaatgtactcaatgatttttttttgcctctatcttcacgaacaaggtcagctcccagactactgcactgggcagcaccgtatggggaggaagtgaccaaccttctgtggagaaaaaagtggttcaggactttttagaaaagcaggacatgcacaagtccatgggactggatgcactgcatccatgggtgctaaaggagttggtggatgtgattgcagagccattggccattatctttgaaaactcatggcgatcaggggaggtcccagatgactggaaaaaggttaatgtagtgcccatacttaaaaaagagaagaaggaggatccggggaactacagaccagtcagcctcatctcagtccctggaaaaatcatggagcacgtcctcaaggaattcattttgaaacacttagtggagaggaaagtgatcagaaaaagTCAgcctggattcaccaagagcaagtcatgcctgagtaacctaactgccttctaggatgagataagtggctctgtggatgaggggaaagcagtggacgtgtttttccttgactttagcaaagcttttgatacagtctcccacaatattcttgccagcaagttaaagaagtacagtttggatgaatagactataaagtggataaaaagctggctagatcgtcggggtcaactggtagtgatcaatgattccatgtctagttggcagccggtatgaagtggagtgccccaagggtcagtcctggggacggttttgttcaatatcttcattaatgatctggagggtgCCGTGGAtagcaccctcagcaagtttgcagatgacactgaactgggaagagtggtagataaACTGGAGgacagggataggatacagatagactgagacaaattagaggatcgggccaaaataaatctgatgaggttcaacaaggacaagtgcagagtcctgcgcttaggaaggaagaatcccattcactgctacagactatggaccaagtggctaggcagcggTTGTCAAGGACTCACAgattgtgcccactcttggccccgtacggtccgtggggggtgcccctttcagtgagacagcccttctcggaggtccactctctcttggggtcaggccccaccacctcctggagccgcacctctctgagccttagcacatctGTCTCTCACCATGGGCCCTCTCAGGAAGTCCACTTGCTCTGGATCCCCCGGGCATCCGCCCCCGAAGGggatgatgcaaccctgttctctagaccagagtgactctcagccagcgtaaaacccctctgagctgggcaccccccaaccccatgccccgctgccctgacccccagctccaagccctgcctctctgagccgggcacctcccaaccccatccccctcccccagagccctgacagccagctctgagcccagctcctctgagctgggcaccccctgacccagagcccagctccccacccagccctgggcaacagtagcgccacccccaggcagcgacagcccattggcaccaaccatcatcATCACCCAaggacagcccattatgtaattgcaaatgtacacataccattaaagcatttaatgtttttaaataatgtatttagtgtattttcaaattattaaaaattaatttttgaatgtatttcactggttattttttacatttccaaatacatgttactatagtattgcaacttttttttatggaaggggcccccaaaattgctttgccccagaccccctgaatccacTGGGTGGCCCTGTCAGCTATTTAGCCCCAGAACAGGGACATCCTGGGCTTTGACCATGTTTGCAGCATGAACAAGCCAGGATCAGTTTCAGTGCTGGGAGGGGCTTTCTACCCCCATGCTATTTAGTCGTTCACCTCTCAGCCAACACCCTCCCAtctcatccccccacagccctgacccccagatccaagtgcagcccctctgagccaggcaccccccgaccccatccccctacagccctgattcccagctccgagcccagcccctctgagccagagagccgggaggaggctggagagcccggccggggctccgatctccccggcagccagagtgcctggaggagggcggcgagcccggccggggctctgctctcccccggCAGcgagagcgccgggggagggcggtgagccaactgcggctccgctcttcccggccggagccggagcgccgcaccgcccccctccaggtgctgccccaagcacaagcttcgtgggctggtgcctggagccggccctggacccaGCAACTTTGGAAACATGGTGTAGCGAGAGGGAAACAGCTGCTGGATAACACAGTGATTGGGGCATTATGTATACACACAGGCAATGATTGAAGGATCCTTGCTGTGAAGTGTCCCATGCATCACAGGCCGGGAAACATTCCACAAAGATTGGCACAGTAAGTTTGTTATTTCAGTCACACATGTTTAGGTATTTATATGCAGGGCACATTTCATAACAGAACTAGGAGTTACAATTGGAAATCTTCAAGGCTTTTTATATAATGTAATCAAACATTTGGAGCTGCTCagagggttttttatttatttttccccagcagcaaactgttgacttttcaaagatattgTAAAAACCaattgttttgttctttt from Malaclemys terrapin pileata isolate rMalTer1 chromosome 12, rMalTer1.hap1, whole genome shotgun sequence includes the following:
- the LOC128846041 gene encoding olfactory receptor 14A16-like, which translates into the protein MSNRTTLTHFLLLGFSDVWELQILHFLVFLVIYLAALMENLLIILAVDLAHHLHTPMYLFLVNLSLIDLRLISVTILKSMVNSLINSSSISYAACVTKIFFLIFLMGADFSLLTIMAYNRYITICQPLHYESVKNRKACVQMAASAWIGGFLYFALHTGNTFAVTFCAGNMVDQFFCEIPQLLKLACSNLYFSEIRALIFSACIV